Sequence from the Methanosarcina siciliae T4/M genome:
AGCTCTGCTGGTTTCCAGAAATGCCTTTGACAATCTTCTGCTTGATAAAGCCCGGGAGACGGGAATTGAAGTGCACTGCGGAGAAAAAGTACTGGATTGTGAAGAAGAGGAAGAATGGGTTGAAGTTCGGACTTCGGAGAATAGTTACCTTACAAAGTTTGTCCTCATCGCGGAAGGTTCCCAAGGTATACTTAAATATAATGTAAGACCGCAGAGAGCCCGGAGAACAGAATACGACCTTGCTCTTGTTTCGGAAATCCCTGAAGGGGATGAGGTGATACGGACGAGGTTCCCAGATGTACTTGATATTCATTTCGGGGTTGCACCCGGAGGGTACGGCTGGATTTTCCCTCATGCAGGGTACTATTCCGTGGGAGTCGTGGGGACAGCCGAACATCTGAAGCATCCTAAAAAGGTAATGCAGAATTTTTTGCAGGCAAACGGCTTTTCCGGGAAATTTCAGGTCTGTTCCCATATTATACCCGTGGGGGGGATAAAACGAAAAACCGTGAGTTCGAGAATTCTTCTGAGTGGAGATGCCGCAGGTTTCGTGGATGCCTTCATAGGGGAAGGGATTTCATATGCCATCCGGTCAGGGCAGCTTGCAGCGGAGATAGTAGCGGATCTTGTGCTTTATAACCGGAAATTGAGCGACCTTAAAGAGTATGAATCCAGATGCGGACAGGAATTCGGGAATTTTCTTGTAAGTTCCCTTAAGCTGGAAAAGGTCATGCACCGTTTCCCCGAGACCTCTTTTAAACTTGCTCTCAGCAGGGAGGAAATCCTGGACAAATATCTGGATGAAGTTGTAATAAATAGAAGCCATAAAGACTATGTCCGGTGGTTATTGCTCAATTTCAGTCTGGCTGAACCTGCTTCCAGAATTATGTCCATGGCAGGGAAGAATCAGTAACATAGTGAGTTTGTATGATATGGAGTTTGTATGCGAGTGAGGCGTGTAAGCTCCCTTCTGTTCATGCAAATATTCCTGCCACCTATCAGTGGGAGGAACGGTCCCTGGGGACTCTTGCATCGACGGCATTCGGCTAAGCGTTACCAAAAACAATCGGGATGAGTCCAGACTGCTCGTACTTTCCCGATTTCCAACTTGCACCCACGAGGATTCGCCGTTTCATCCACTCTCCCTGTGACCTCAGCTTATGGCATCATCGCATTTCCAGGGGATGGTTTTCGTTTCTGTGCCAGGGCCCGGGCTCTCGCCCGACATCCTTTACAGATGTTCGTGTGTCCGGAGCGGTGGGGAGACTTTCCTCAGACCAGCAGGTCCGGCAGCCGCCCAGCCTCTCTCGCATCTTGCTGATTAACTGGTTCTATATATTTTTTGGTGGTATATATATTTATTGGGCGATATTCTCTGTATCAGGATCCTCCCCGGCCAGAGCTTCCTGATAGGTGGATTCCTTCCGTGTACTGGTTATAACTTTTGCGTGCCGGGGATATGCCTAAATATTAATATATATGTATTGTAATCAAGAAACTGTAATGGATTTTCCATTTCCGGAAATTCTCTGAAAGAAGATTCTCTTAAGCTGCAAAAGATTCGTTAGCTTAATATGTGACTATAACTATCATTTTTGTGTTCAGTTTCCAGGCTTATTTTTAGAGGTAAAACATGAGTGATTGTCTATTTGATTTGCATATTGGATATGTCCGTTTTAGAAATCCCATAGCGCTGGCGCCAATGGCAGGAATTGTCGACAGTACTTTTGCCAACCAGTATGCAGGTGATGCCGGGCTGGTAGTGCTTGGAGCCTTCAATCTTGATGAAGGATCTATTGAAGTCGCATCCAAGCTCGTAGCCAGAGGTAGAAAAGAGTTCATCTCCGATGAACCTATGGAGCTTATAAAAAAGGAAATCCGGGCCGTAAACTCGGGCAGTGCTGTTGCGGTAAACGTCAGAAGCACCACCCTTGAGCCCTTAATCGAAGCTGCAAAAATAGTAAAGGAAGAAGGGGCAATCCTTGAATTAAACGCCCACTGCAAGCAGCCCGAAATGCTTGAGGCAGGCATAGGAGAAGCCCTTCTGCGGGACCTTCCAAGGCTTTCTGCCTGGATAAAAGCAATAAAGGAAACCGGAGTCGTGCTTTCCGTAAAGGTAAGGGCAAATGTAGTGAATGATGTCGAACTTGCCAGGCTTATTGATAAAGCCGGGGCAGATATCATCCATGTGGATTCCATGCTCGAAGGTTTCGGAGCCGACCTTGATGCGATTGTAAATTATAGGGATGCCACGAGGCTTTTCCTTATAGGCAACAACTCGGTTACCGATTTTTCCATGGCAAAAGATATGTTTTCCCGGGGAGCCGATATGGTTTCGGTTGCAAGGGGAACGATGGAAAACCCCGGGCTGATTTCACAGCTGGTCGAAAGTGTCACTTCGTATCAGAAATCTATAGGCTGGTACAATGCTCCCAAGCACGTTTGCAGTGAAGGGGACTTCAGAGCGCTGGCTTTCTGCTGCCTCCCCGTAAAGCCCTGCCCTGTGCACGAGAAATTCAAAAAGCTGGGATATACTGCAGAAGAATTTGCCCGGACAAAGATGGAATTTGCCAGGGGTACACTGCTGGAGTACGGGGAAGATACCTGTTTCGGCAGCCTTGTCTGGTGCTGTAAAATTACAAAGCCCTGCTGGATCAGGGATGGTGTCCTGAACACACTTGACCTCTCCGATGCAGAGTACATGAAGCTTAAGGAGCAGCTGGCACAATACATCCTTGACCATGCCAGGATTCCGGTAAATGAATCACGTTGACACTGCTTTTTCCTCCCATATCCCTGAATGGGCCGAAGGGGCCTCGAGCCTTATTGCACGCTGTGCTCAGCTTGCAATGCTGCTTGAGGTCTCAGCTTCCCCAAAGCCGGGGAATGTTGATAGAGAACACAATTATCCTGATACCTGTTTTGAGCATTTTGTAGCTTCCTCGGTTGCTGTCTATCCTGTCCTGGAACTTGCTGCAAG
This genomic interval carries:
- a CDS encoding methanogenesis marker 9 domain-containing protein, whose translation is MSDCLFDLHIGYVRFRNPIALAPMAGIVDSTFANQYAGDAGLVVLGAFNLDEGSIEVASKLVARGRKEFISDEPMELIKKEIRAVNSGSAVAVNVRSTTLEPLIEAAKIVKEEGAILELNAHCKQPEMLEAGIGEALLRDLPRLSAWIKAIKETGVVLSVKVRANVVNDVELARLIDKAGADIIHVDSMLEGFGADLDAIVNYRDATRLFLIGNNSVTDFSMAKDMFSRGADMVSVARGTMENPGLISQLVESVTSYQKSIGWYNAPKHVCSEGDFRALAFCCLPVKPCPVHEKFKKLGYTAEEFARTKMEFARGTLLEYGEDTCFGSLVWCCKITKPCWIRDGVLNTLDLSDAEYMKLKEQLAQYILDHARIPVNESR
- a CDS encoding geranylgeranyl reductase family protein → MYDLIIVGGGPSGASAGRVAGYAGISTLLLEKENFPRYKPCGGALSPYALSSLDFELPESVVERDISKVRVHFRELCLERQRDYRLALLVSRNAFDNLLLDKARETGIEVHCGEKVLDCEEEEEWVEVRTSENSYLTKFVLIAEGSQGILKYNVRPQRARRTEYDLALVSEIPEGDEVIRTRFPDVLDIHFGVAPGGYGWIFPHAGYYSVGVVGTAEHLKHPKKVMQNFLQANGFSGKFQVCSHIIPVGGIKRKTVSSRILLSGDAAGFVDAFIGEGISYAIRSGQLAAEIVADLVLYNRKLSDLKEYESRCGQEFGNFLVSSLKLEKVMHRFPETSFKLALSREEILDKYLDEVVINRSHKDYVRWLLLNFSLAEPASRIMSMAGKNQ